One Halomonas sp. M4R1S46 genomic window carries:
- a CDS encoding DUF4235 domain-containing protein: protein MKRKMLWSVVGYTAVIGAGLLTRHTAREAYRKAAGAAPPENPGRRDTRWREALVWGMASGALVGVARVVGHRLGEEARRRSERRRPRRALEHPGD from the coding sequence ATGAAACGGAAAATGCTCTGGTCGGTGGTCGGCTACACGGCCGTCATCGGCGCCGGGCTGTTGACCCGGCACACCGCCCGGGAGGCCTACCGCAAGGCGGCCGGGGCCGCCCCGCCGGAGAACCCCGGGCGCCGCGATACCCGGTGGCGGGAGGCCCTGGTCTGGGGCATGGCGAGCGGCGCCCTGGTCGGCGTGGCCCGGGTAGTCGGCCATCGCCTGGGCGAGGAGGCGCGCCGCCGCAGCGAGCGCCGCCGGCCGCGGCGCGCCCTGGAGCATCCGGGAGACTAG
- a CDS encoding sodium:calcium antiporter — MLTDLALVTAVALFVGCTLVIGVAGTRLAHIVDDLADRTGLGEAIAGAVLLGMATSLSGLVLSVSAALADRPTLAMSNALGGIAVQTLFLTIADLVHRRANLEHAAASIGNLMQGGLLLCLLALVLVGRFAPEWTLWQVHPVTPLLLLAYLFGLRLADRTKDRPMWRPAQTRETQPDIPDEQAMARSALSLWLSFLGLALALGASGWLLERAASVIAAETGLGQSVVGALMTAVVTSLPELVTSVAAVRRGALTLAVAGIIGGNAFDTLFVAASDVAYRGGSIYHAIPDPVALWVALSLLMTAILMVGMIHRERLGPGRIGFESLAIAGCYLAGVLSLLFTSG; from the coding sequence TTGCTGACGGACCTCGCCCTCGTCACCGCCGTCGCCCTGTTCGTCGGTTGCACCCTGGTGATCGGCGTGGCGGGCACCCGGCTGGCCCATATCGTCGACGACCTCGCCGATCGCACCGGGCTCGGCGAGGCCATCGCCGGGGCCGTGCTGCTGGGCATGGCCACCTCCCTGTCGGGGCTGGTGCTGTCGGTCTCCGCGGCGCTGGCCGACCGCCCGACCCTGGCCATGAGCAATGCCCTGGGCGGCATCGCCGTGCAGACCCTGTTCCTGACCATCGCGGACCTGGTCCATCGGCGGGCCAACCTGGAACATGCCGCCGCCTCCATCGGCAACCTGATGCAGGGGGGGCTGCTGCTGTGCCTGCTGGCGCTGGTGCTGGTGGGTCGCTTCGCCCCCGAGTGGACCCTGTGGCAGGTGCACCCGGTGACCCCGCTGCTGTTGCTGGCCTACCTGTTCGGGCTGCGCCTGGCGGACCGCACCAAGGACAGGCCCATGTGGCGCCCGGCCCAGACCCGCGAGACACAGCCCGACATCCCCGACGAGCAGGCCATGGCCCGCTCGGCCCTGAGCCTGTGGCTGAGCTTCCTGGGCCTGGCCTTGGCGCTCGGGGCCAGCGGCTGGCTGCTCGAGCGCGCCGCCTCGGTGATCGCCGCCGAGACCGGCCTCGGCCAGTCGGTGGTGGGCGCCCTGATGACCGCGGTGGTGACCTCGCTGCCGGAGCTGGTCACCTCGGTGGCGGCGGTGCGACGGGGCGCCCTGACCCTGGCCGTGGCCGGCATCATCGGCGGTAACGCCTTCGATACCCTCTTCGTGGCCGCCTCGGACGTCGCCTATCGGGGCGGGTCCATCTATCACGCCATCCCCGACCCGGTGGCGCTGTGGGTCGCGCTGTCGCTGCTGATGACCGCCATCCTGATGGTCGGCATGATCCACCGCGAGCGGCTGGGGCCGGGCCGCATCGGCTTCGAGAGCCTGGCCATCGCCGGCTGCTACCTGGCCGGCGTGCTGTCCCTGCTGTTCACCTCCGGCTGA
- a CDS encoding HAD-IA family hydrolase has protein sequence MARPLCLLFDCDGTLVDSEPLLADEMETSLTAVGLPFQASDYIGEFRGARFRHIVAELERRHGAVDPGHLEVLERDMRANLNRRLATDLKPITGATEALASLTGHPMGVVSNGPVNKIRTSLMATRLEAVFGDHLFSAYEAQCWKPDPCLYHHAASLMGYAAEDCVAIDDAIVGVRAALAAGMTVIHLNRFPDAEETPEGAITITSMFQLPTVISRLESSRHLATSQA, from the coding sequence ATGGCACGCCCTCTCTGCCTGCTCTTCGATTGCGACGGCACCCTGGTCGACAGCGAACCCCTGTTGGCCGACGAGATGGAGACGAGCCTCACCGCCGTGGGCCTGCCCTTCCAGGCCAGCGATTACATCGGCGAGTTCCGGGGCGCCCGCTTCCGCCATATCGTCGCCGAGCTGGAACGCCGCCACGGCGCGGTGGACCCCGGCCACCTCGAGGTGCTGGAACGCGACATGCGCGCCAACCTCAATCGCCGCCTGGCCACCGACCTCAAGCCCATCACCGGCGCCACCGAGGCCCTGGCCAGCCTCACCGGCCACCCCATGGGCGTGGTCTCCAACGGCCCGGTGAACAAGATCCGCACCTCCCTGATGGCGACCCGGCTCGAAGCCGTCTTCGGCGATCACCTGTTCAGCGCCTACGAGGCCCAGTGCTGGAAACCCGACCCCTGCCTCTATCACCACGCCGCCAGCCTGATGGGCTATGCCGCCGAGGACTGCGTGGCCATCGACGACGCCATCGTCGGGGTGAGGGCCGCGCTGGCCGCCGGCATGACGGTGATCCACCTCAACCGCTTCCCGGACGCCGAGGAGACCCCCGAGGGCGCCATCACGATCACCAGCATGTTCCAGCTGCCCACCGTGATCTCGCGCCTGGAGAGCTCCCGCCACCTGGCGACTTCCCAGGCCTGA
- a CDS encoding LacI family DNA-binding transcriptional regulator, which produces MSKNAQRATLLEVARDAGVSKTSVSRYFGGERERLSRDMQRRIAASARRLGYRPNQMARGLKGGRSRLIGMLVADIRNPFSIAVMHGVEQACREQGLSLMVCNTDNDPALEREHLALLAGYQVEGLVINVAGRPSRELEALAAQGTPLVLLDRSLGDFEADVVGLDNASAIDSALDHLQAQGYGELLYVSEPPAEASSRRARLARFHEQLAARELSGEACCLALDGHASALERAIAAFLDAPADRPRALLCANGNVTLAVTRALQALGVPLGETGLMGIDELDWCALVAPGITTLAQPTEDIGRTAVDSLLQRRTQRERPAPPRHIHYQARLIARGSTRRPASGR; this is translated from the coding sequence ATGTCCAAGAACGCCCAACGCGCCACCCTCCTGGAAGTCGCCCGCGACGCCGGCGTCTCCAAGACCAGCGTCTCCCGCTATTTCGGCGGCGAGCGAGAGCGCCTGTCGCGGGACATGCAGCGGCGCATCGCGGCCAGCGCCAGGCGCCTGGGCTATCGTCCCAACCAGATGGCCCGCGGGCTCAAGGGCGGTCGCTCGCGCCTGATCGGCATGCTGGTGGCGGACATCCGCAACCCCTTCTCGATCGCGGTGATGCACGGGGTGGAGCAGGCCTGCCGGGAGCAGGGCCTCTCGCTGATGGTCTGCAACACCGACAACGACCCGGCCCTGGAACGAGAGCACCTGGCCCTGCTCGCCGGCTACCAGGTGGAGGGACTGGTCATCAACGTCGCCGGCCGGCCCAGCCGGGAGCTCGAGGCCCTGGCCGCCCAGGGCACCCCCCTGGTGCTGCTCGACCGCTCACTGGGCGACTTCGAGGCCGACGTGGTGGGACTCGACAACGCCAGCGCCATCGATAGCGCCCTCGACCATCTGCAGGCCCAGGGCTACGGCGAGCTGCTCTACGTCAGCGAACCGCCAGCCGAGGCCAGCTCGCGCCGGGCCCGCCTGGCGCGCTTCCACGAGCAGCTCGCCGCCCGCGAGCTGAGCGGCGAGGCGTGCTGCCTGGCGCTCGACGGCCATGCGTCGGCGCTGGAGCGCGCCATCGCCGCCTTCCTGGACGCCCCGGCCGACAGGCCCCGGGCACTGCTGTGCGCCAACGGCAACGTCACCCTGGCGGTGACCCGGGCGCTGCAGGCCCTCGGCGTCCCCCTGGGCGAGACCGGGCTGATGGGCATCGACGAGCTCGACTGGTGCGCCCTAGTCGCCCCCGGCATCACCACCCTCGCCCAGCCCACCGAGGACATCGGCCGGACGGCGGTGGACAGCCTGCTGCAACGCCGTACGCAGCGCGAACGTCCCGCCCCGCCGCGGCACATCCACTACCAGGCCCGGCTCATCGCTCGCGGCTCGACCCGCCGCCCGGCATCGGGCCGCTGA